The following are encoded together in the Strongyloides ratti genome assembly S_ratti_ED321, chromosome : 2 genome:
- a CDS encoding PDZ domain-containing protein encodes MANKVNKKSKEKNEIVISIPIKKGEPLGVTPNEQLIIVQIQSGTKSEENLHIGDQIIALNGIKLKNQNHLKYLLSLASPIANITVIRDDKKSKNMESNLSIPLDRRCNITRRDGYKYELITINLIKDKKLGLRIRHFQNRVLVSSVEPLSICSAHLKTGDHICDIDGLRVTDKNVCKKLLTSLLKTNKKVSLVIERPDTPETIQWANKVLEAPELQQPSVKMSEDVVKIAMRERSRLKSYGPPEKSLLRRDNYLIDKTVTFEENIYEYKITSDYDGKKLRSVRKE; translated from the coding sequence atggcaaataaagtaaataagaaaagtaaagaaaaaaatgaaatagtTATATCAATACCAATAAAAAAAGGTGAACCACTTGGTGTTACACCTAATGaacaattaattattgttCAAATTCAATCTGGAACAAAAAGTGAAGAAAATTTACATATTGGTGATCAAATAATTGCTTTAAATggtattaaattaaaaaatcaaaatcatttaaaatatttgttatctTTAGCTTCACCAATAGCTAATATTACTGTTATAAGAGATGataaaaaatctaaaaatatgGAAAGTAACTTATCAATTCCATTGGATAGAAGGTGTAATATAACAAGAAGAGATGGATATAAATATGAATTAATtactattaatttaattaaagataaaaaactTGGTCTTCGTATTCGCCATTTTCAAAACCGTGTTTTAGTTTCTAGTGTTGAACCTTTATCTATTTGTAGCGCACATTTAAAAACTGGTGACCATATATGTGATATTGATGGATTACGAGTAACAGATAAGAATGTTTGTAAAAAACTTCTTACTTCTTTacttaaaacaaataaaaaagtttcattAGTTATTGAAAGACCAGATACTCCTGAAACTATACAATGGGCAAATAAAGTACTGGAAGCTCCAGAACTTCAACAACCATCTGTTAAAATGAGTGAAGATGTTGTAAAAATTGCTATGAGAGAACGTTCAAGACTTAAAAGTTATGGCCCACCAGAAAAATCTTTACTAAGACGTGATAATTACCTTATCGACAAAACCGTTACCtttgaagaaaatatttatgaatataaaattacatcTGACTATGATGGAAAAAAACTTCGTTCAGTTCGCAAAgaataa
- a CDS encoding Nuclear hormone receptor, ligand-binding, core domain and Zinc finger, nuclear hormone receptor-type domain and Nuclear hormone receptor, ligand-binding domain and Zinc finger, NHR/GATA-type domain-containing protein has translation MNVENLEIVGLNNDRCLVCNAFSKGVHNKCRSCRACAAFYKRAVVLNASYKCKKGNFQCIIDHSKKILCKACRFQKCKNIGMVLKRSVNNNDKSEDELCIDSSKIKSNNKNDDKTFNLLTNLTISSSINSLSKDMSVNLNDIIYQIKKIFNKNSFCNDNQLLIHDTCLQNTIKAIEPNMEEIQRNILFWKKFIILTSEMLIEIPEFSILSYQNKMQLFRHFWPFWFILFRVWRAIEVFGPNMEFPCAYLDDNGFVKLIPFNDTNPNLSHEDIEKVAKHINPLITYLADYIYTPLKSVNPSIVEIAYLAIQNLFTNKDTKNFSTTFYERNKVLLGTSCNELHEYYIKTKKNDNYVQRITNLMKVFFSIYRFIEQANEFSIIGKILEMYQCNVFKSEISPSVVI, from the exons atgaatGTAGAGAATCTCGAAATTGTTGGTCTCAATAATGATCGTTGTCTTGTTTGCAATGCCTTTTCAAAAGGAGTTCACAATAAATGCAG GAGTTGTCGTGCTTGTGCTG CTTTTTATAAGAGAGCTGTTGTTTTGAATGCTtcatataaatgtaaaaaaggAAATTTTCAATGTATAATTGATCATA gtaaaaaaattttatgtaaagCTTGTAGATTtcaaaaatgtaaaaatataggGATGGTATTAAAACGTTctgttaataataatgataaatctGAAGATGAATTATGTATTGACTCATCTAAGATAAagtcaaataataaaaacgatgataaaacttttaactTATTAACAAATCTTACAATTTCATCAAGTATTAATTCTTTATCAAAAGATATGTCtgttaatttaaatgatatcatttatcaaattaaaaaaatatttaataagaatAGTTTTTGTAATGATAATCAATTATTAATACATGATACATGTCTtcaaaatacaataaaagctattg AACCAAATATGGAAGAAATTCAAcgtaatatattattttggaaaaaatttataatattaacatcTGAAATGTTAATTGAAATTCCAGAATTTTCTATATTatcttatcaaaataaaatgcaACTTTTTAGACACTTTTGGCCTTTTTGGTTTATACTTTTTCGTGTTTGGAGAGCAATTGAAGTATTTGGACCAAATATGGAATTTCCTTGTGCTTATCTTGATGATAATGGTTTTGTAAAACTTATACCTTTTAACGATACAAATCCTAATTTGTCACATGAAGATATTGAAAAAGTAGCTAAACATATAAATCCATTAATAACTTATCTTGctgattatatttatacgCCGTTAAAATCTGTCAACCCATCAATTGTTGAAATTGCATACTTAGcaatacaaaatttatttaccaataaagatacaaaaaatttttcaacaacattttatgaaagaaataaagttttattaggTACTTCATGTAATGAATTACatgaatattatataaaaacaaaaaaaaatgataattatgTTCAAAgaataacaaatttaatgaaagtatttttttcaatttatcgTTTTATAGAACAAGCTAAtgaattttcaattattgGTAAGATTCTTGAAATGTATCAATGTAATGTATTTAAATCTGAAATTTCACCTTCTGTTGTAATATAA
- a CDS encoding LPS-induced tumor necrosis factor alpha factor domain-containing protein → MKMNKGNEKTIVEPVFNDIDLEKSSPERESPPPPYQEIESSNVNNIYPTILNIPSRPMNEINIPPVNNDTIITTTIIHEKCRHKKCCKKELSKYSKNLLCKQCNTIVQSTLSYEKGSRFKKMLILFIVLSLICPIFIIFLLILLMSNWCSDITHHCPYCHSILRFNDKC, encoded by the exons atgaaaatgAACAAAGGAAATGAAAAAACTATTGTGGAACCTGTCTTTAATGATATTGATTTAGAAAAATCATCTCCAGAAAGAGAATCACCACCACCACCATATCAAGAGATTGAATCTTcaaatgtaaataatatttatccaacaatattaaatatacctTCAAGACCAAtgaatgaaataaatataccaCCTGTCAATAATGACACAATTATCACAACAACTATAATACATGAAAAATGTCGTcataaaaaatgttgtaaaaaagagttatcaaaatattcaaaaaatttattatgtaaACAATGTAAT ACTATTGTACAAAGTACATTATCATATGAAAAAGGTTCacgatttaaaaaaatgttaattctttttattgtGTTATCACTTATTTGTcctatttttatcattttcttaTTGATACTATTAATGTCAAATTGGTGTAGTGATATTACTCATCATTGCCCATATTGCCATAGTATATTAAGATTCAATGATAAATgctaa
- a CDS encoding Cytochrome P450 4V2, with the protein MSFLTTIILTLIIILILKNIKNIISWYKARQRKFELGEKIPGPKRIPIIGNANLFQGNIEDIVRRIQEEDNIGIKNGDSLRRFWMGDDLVVQGLTAEARKIIFDSSVEIRKGFIYKFLVKWLGYGLITSDGDKWRGRRKMLTPTFHFNMLKKYFDSFNNESKIMMTHFQKYCDKDIEVEVYPFAKRAALDMICDTAMGVKVNAQDNHDHEYIKAVGRINALTSMFFKNIFYRFEPFYYIFGRGFERDRILKTLTKFTSNVVKEKIDEFRRNNGVIKEETFLSHLLELRAENSLSDEDIREEVETFMFAGHDTTSSLHAFLWWSLACHPEIQNRVYDEIYDIFGNDDRDVKPEDLNKLKYTEMVIKETLRMFPTIPFIVRRLINEVEVCGYTLPKETNFNFPIIIANYNETVFPDPYKFDPDRFLPENVAKRNAYDFTPFSAGPRNCIGQKFALNEVKVVLCWMLRKFKLNAKRPFEEVKGIAEVTYCPKEGPYLIFTSRKDTCK; encoded by the exons ATGTCATTTTTAACcactattattttaactttaattattatacttatacttaaaaatattaaaaatattattagttgGTATAAAGCTAGACAAAGAAAATTTGAACTTGGAGAAAAAATTCCAGGTCCAAAAAGAATTCCTATCATTGGTAATGCTAATTTATTTCAAGGTAATATTGAAGATATTGTGAGACGTATTCAAGAGGAAGATAATATTGGAATAAAAAATGGTGATTCATTAAGAAGATTTTGGATGGGTGATGATTTAGTTGTTCAAGGTTTGACAGCTGAAGCAAGAAAGATAATCTTTGATAGTTCTGTTGAAATAAGAAAAggatttatttataaatttttagttaaatgGCTTGGATATGGTTTGATAACATCTGATGGTGATAAATGGAGAGGAAGAAGAAAAATGCTTACACCAacatttcattttaatatgttaaaaaaatattttgattcatttaataatgaGAGTAAAATTATGATGActcattttcaaaaatattgtGATAAAGATATTGAAGTTGAAGTTTATCCATTTGCTAAAAGAGCTGCACTTGACATGATATGtg ATACTGCTATGGGAGTAAAAGTAAATGCACAAGATAATCATGATCATGAATATATTAAAGCTGTTGGAAGAATAAATGCATTAACAtcaatgttttttaaaaatattttttatagatttgaacctttttattatatatttggtAGAGGATTTGAAAGAGatagaatattaaaaactttaactAAATTTACTTCTAATGtagtaaaagaaaaaattgatgAATTTAGAAGAAATAATGGAGTAATTAAAGAGGAAACATTTTTATCTCATCTTCTTGAACTTAGAGCAGAAAATAGTTTGTCTGATGAGGATATTAGAGAAGAAGTTGAAACTTTTATGTTTGCTGGTCATGATACAACTTCAAGTCTTCATGCATTTTTATGGTGGTCATTAGCATGTCATCCAGAAATTCAGAATCGTGTTTATGATGaaatttatgatatatttGGAAATGATGACAGAGATGTAAAACCAgaagatttaaataaattaaaatataccgAAATGGTTATTAAAGAAACATTAAGAATGTTCCCAACAATTCCTTTTATTGTTAGAAGACTTATAAATGAAGTTGAAGTTTGTGGGTATACTTTACCAAaagaaacaaattttaattttccaATAATTATTGCTAATTATAATGAAACTGTCTTCCCAGATCCATATAAATTTGATCCAGATAGATTTTTACCTGAAAATGTTGCAAAAAGAAATGCATATGATTTTACACCATTTAGTGCTGGTCCAAGAAATTGTATAGGACAAAAATTTGCACTGAATGAAGTTAAAGTAGTTTTGTGTTGGATGTTAcgtaaatttaaattaaatgctAAAAGGCCTTTTGAAGAAGTTAAAGGTATTGCTGAAGTGACATACTGTCCTAAAGAGGGTccttatttaatttttacatcaCGAAAAGATACTTGTAAAtag
- a CDS encoding Cytochrome P450 4V2: MIFIYIFIFLFTLYILKNSDNILKWWNERVRRIELGKKIPGPKGLPILGNILQLGGNIENFVNFLQEQYNIGLENNDDVRSCWIGDKLLILPINSKVCQKILESQTELSKGDTYDFLSDWLGHGLLISDGDKWRNKRKILTPTFNYNMLKKYFGVYNNESKIFVDKLEQFADSGEEINVFDYAKRAVLDIICDTAMGVKINAQDNHDHEYIKAIRKFHKLNLKFIRMPLYKIKPIYYLFGDGFERDRVLKILHKFAHDVINQKSIEFDKKNGKYNDNTFLSMLLELKEENNWNYNDIFEEVNTFLFTGHDTSSSLLSFSCWELGLNLNIQEKLYDEIFDIFGEEERDVKADDLGKLPYLDMFLKETLRRHAILPYFIRTLEEETEVCGTLLPKQSNIIFAPQHSNFNYKIFPDPYKFNPDRFLPENISKISQYDFTPFSAGPRNCIGQKFGMNQVKVILIWILRRYKLIVKRHPDYVKHIPEIVQSPSNGIPLYIIRR, encoded by the exons atgatttttatatatatttttatatttttatttacattatatatcttaaaaaatagcgataatattttaaaatggtGGAATGAAAGAGTACGAAGAATTGAATTAGGCAAAAAGATACCAGGACCAAAAGGTTTACCTATTCTtggaaatattttacaattagGTGGAAACATTGAAAACTTTGTAAACTTTCTTCAAGAACAATATAATATAGGATTAGAGAATAATGATGATGTTAGAAGTTGTTGGATTggtgataaattattaatcttaCCTATTAATTCAAAAGTTTGTCAAAAAATTCTTGAAAGTCAAACAGAACTAAGCAAAGGAGATACTTATGATTTTTTATCTGATTGGTTAGGGCATGGATTATTGATTTCAGATGGAGATAAATGgagaaataaaagaaaaattttaactccaacatttaattacaatatgcttaaaaaatattttggagtttataataatgaaagtaaaatttttgtagATAAATTAGAACAATTTGCTGATTCTGGAGAAGAAATTAATGTATTTGATTATGCTAAAAGAGCTGTCCTTGATATTATTTGTg aTACTGCAATGggagtaaaaataaatgcaCAAGACAATCATGATCATGAATATATTAAAGCAATAAGAAAATTTCACAAACTTAACcttaaatttattagaatgccactgtataaaataaaaccaatatattatttatttggtGATGGTTTTGAAAGAGATcgtgttttaaaaatactacaCAAATTTGCTCATGATgttattaatcaaaaatctattgaatttgataaaaaaaatggtaaatataatgataacaCTTTTTTATCAATGCTCTTGGAactaaaagaagaaaataattggaattataatgatatttttgaaGAAGTAAATACATTTCTTTTTACTGGACACGATACAAGTTCATCACTACTTTCTTTTAGTTGCTGGGAATTAggattaaatttaaacattcaggaaaaattatatgatgaaatatttgatatttttggAGAAGAAGAAAGAGATGTTAAAGCTGATGATTTAGGAAAATTACCTTATTTAGAcatgtttttaaaagaaactCTTAGAAGGCATGCTATACTTCCATACTTTATTAGAACTTTGGAAGAGGAAACTGAAGTATGTGGGACATTATTACCGAAAcaatcaaatattatttttgcaCCGCAacattcaaattttaattataaaatttttccagatccatataaatttaatccAGATCGTTTTCTTCctgaaaatatttcaaaaatttctCAATATGATTTTACACCTTTTAGTGCTGGTCCAAGAAATTGCATTGGTCAGAAATTTGGTATGAATCAagtaaaagttatattaatttGGATATTAAGaagatataaattaattgttaaaagaCATCCTGATTATGTTAAACATATCCCTGAAATAGTTCAATCACCATCTAATGGTATccctttatatataataagaagataa